The window aaattaaaaaataaacatctaaattataaatttaatttattattttaaaataaaaaggcataccttcaaaataaaaaaattaaaaataaatagatgtgattaattgtgcttaagtACGTTTAATTAATCGCTTAAATTACGTTTAATTCGGTCAAAATGTAGTTTGACCGTTTTTTTCCGCTTTTTCCGAAGCTGGGCGTTTTTGCCGAGCTTCAAACTTAAGTGCTTTAAGTGGGGCTTAAGCGGATTTTTTTAGAatactgaaaaatattactGCTACAAATACCAGGAATATAAGAAGAGATTGGCGGCTTACGTTCGACGACGGTTGGTGGCAACAACTGACGGTATTTGgttgcataaacaattaattaaagaatgtAATGTACTATTAAGTGTGAATGAATGTATATGTAGAATCTCTAAGACGACATGAATGAATCATAATTGAAATTGGGTTCGGTTTAAAACTTGTTTGCAATTGTTCATTAAAGTTATCGAGCTCGAGATTATAGATATTCAACTCGTGAAGTCCGTGAGCTTGAACTCGGCTAATTTGTTGAACTTTGAATGTACAATTGTCCCACGTTGGTCGAGTTAGTGAAATGGAAAgtgttagaattttaaaaatctgtAATGCTTTAATGTATTACGAaaacaattaagaaaataaCCCAAAACCACTTAATTGATTCCCAAAATAAGGGAAAAAAATTAGACAAACTTAGACGAGATTTGTACACAACTAGCACGATATATTACCCTCAATTTGATGCATTTATcaccaaacctaaaaagaaaATATCTATAATCAAACCTACAAAAACTACTAAAACTAAATATCTATTTTCCAAAGGGACAAATGCATGACAAAGTTATAACAAAGACAAAAAAACTTGAGGACTGGGTTATTTTTTCCAGGATTCCATTCTCCTCGTCCTCTGATTTTGATCAACCCCATCGAAACATTTAGACCTTAATTCGTCTCTATTTACGTTTCGGAAGTGGAACAGACGCGGCTCTGCCGGTGGCTGTGAAGGAAGCCATGTATCCTCCTTTTCCATGTCTAACAAGGCAAATTGATTTTGGAAAGTCTTTTGAACGCCTTGTTTCAACTTCTGCTCATTGATCATCTTCCGCTGCTTGGCCAAATACAGCTGCTGAGAGGATATTTCTCCGCTTCTTTCAATTTGAACTGGAGGTGGTGATGCCAATTGTGGCGGGACCATGCAATCTCGATTCTGTTGTTTGATGGGAATAAAAGAAAGATGTCATGGATTAGAACTTGACACGCGAGTCAACGGGAAATGCTTGCAAGAGACTAAGTTACATGATCTATCATGTTCTAGCCCACATGAAGTAAGAAAAGTTTAGAAGGTTCCGAAACACTCATTAGTTTGGTAGAAGCAAGTGAATTCGTCTAGGTTGTTCGTGAAGGATCTTGATCATCCTAGAATCGTGTTGCAGGATCCAAAATATTCATGAGTATTTTGTGATTGTATTAATCTAGAGTATTGTAGCAACTTGGAATGATCTAGAATCATGTAGTTGTGCATAGAGTAAAGCATTGTAGAATCTTCCTATTGTACATTAGAAACTATATATTCTTTCCAAACCCGTGTTGATTTGTCTTGTACTCTTGTTTGACTAAGGCTTACCATGGTGCTCAGATATAAAGATATTGATTTCTCTTGTACTCTTATTTGATTAAGACTTACTCGAGCATCTTTTGGAGAAGATTGCCCGAGTGTTGGACGGTGTCGGATATAAAGAAACAGCACGTGACAAAAAGGTGGTGATGGTTGCGTTCCCTTGATGATGCTCTGTCGCTGAGACAAGCACACAGCAGTAGAAACCTTCGCAAAAAGTTCCATACTTCCTACACTTTTTGCCCCAGAAAGGGGAAGATATGGCAGCGGTAACATCCCCTGCATGCTACTTCGTGGGGACAAGAGGGTGCACCCACACATCCTTCAGCGTTGCTTCTCCGTTATTAGTTTCAGAAAGTGGAAGAGGAAGAAGCGACAGCGACCAGGGGCGGATCTAGAATTTCGACTCTGTGGGGGCTGCTTATAAAATACggacaaaatattaaaagagcaaaaacaaaaatttcatcGGTTATATTCAACTAAACATAAAcaataagttttaaaaagaaaatttctaaCTAAAAAGAATTCGAgtttcttaaaattttcaaacttttcAATAATAACAtctatacaaatattttaagcaatttctcttttaataaatatcatcaatataaccAAGAGAAAATCATCATCCATTTTGCTCTGAAGTCTAGTTTTGACGATATTTATAGTTGAGAATGACCGTTTTGTATTAACGGTAGCAGACTCAGCATCTGATAGTAGAAAATGCTTTTCataaatgataaatttaaaagtaataaagtattaaaaaaattaaaaagaaatcaattattaaaaaaaggaaaaaaaaacctaaGATTCGAACCTGGGTTTATAGGTACAAAAACTTTTGCCTTGCCATAGAGATACATGCTCTTTAATTTATTgtgatgatatatatatataatttattttgatttttcaaaaattaatatcaactaaaaaaaattaaaaaatttgggGGGACCGTGGCCTCGTGGGCTTTAATGTAAATCCCACCGGCAGCGGCGGTGACATCTTCTCGAGTTTGCTCTGCTCTTCCACCACTTATGGCGGCATAGGAGACAGCTCATCCTCCACTTCCACGCATACAGAAAAAGGATCTTGATTTTGTTATTCAGTGCAATAATCCCGTTTTCTCTCTCAAAAAGTGGACTAAGATGATGAGTTTGCAGCGACGGTGACATATGCTGGATGGGCCGTCCAGCCGCTCCTCCTCTGCCACTGGTGGCGAGAAAGGGGATGGCTCATCCTCCACTTCTGTGACTATAGAAAATGATTTGTCCGTATGTAATGTGGAAGAAGTGGTTGTGATGACCCGTTCTCGGTGGTTCTCTGCAAGCTCGTCGGCCTATGCTCATCCTCATCGGCCAATTCGACCCAAGAAGCAAAAGATTTTCCCAGATTCAATGCCATTGTTTCCACTTTTAATACTCTGTGATGCATGAAACTAAAATCTTTTAGATAGAGAAAGTATGGTGGAGACTTGCATATTCAGAAAAATGGTGGTTAATTATCTTGAATTATACCAGGAAAGGAAACTTTCTAGTATGGTAAACACATAGgataaataaacatttaaaaatataaatcattGTTACATgattttggttttttataatattttttaaagaagatATGACatcatcattaaatttttttttaaaaaaaattattgttatatgattttggtttttttattataaatttaaaataagatatgatatcatcatgtaaaatactaaaactacCTTGATATAGATGATAAAGCCGAATTTGGAATTCAACTAATACCCTACACTAATAACATAACAGCGTGCTTAGTTGGATGTATGGATGTAATGAGTCAAGAATGAAATGAACGTATAGCTTTTGGAATGAGAACATCATATTCACTGATTTgttcaattttgaattttactttactaagttttcaatttttgtttttggacattaaattttatttttagctatTTTGGTCAAATTACTGACATATAATCGAAAATTCATCAAGTTTCGGTGTCATGTCAATATTTATAAAGTCACATCAGCATTTTCTCATTTTACATGAGCATTTATACGAAATAtgattgaaacaaaaaaaaatcaaaattagtatatcaaaaccaaaatttgaaagcTCCGTGAACCAAATCTAAAATATGTAAAGTTAGTGTagcaaaaaaaattgttaaccTCGCTAGTCTATATATCCCTACCTCTAAACTCTAAATAGTAGGtcttttgagacggtctcacgaatctttatctttgagacatgtcaatcctactgatattcacaataaaaagtaatacttttagcataaaaagtaatactttttcatgcatgaccccaataagatatatgtctcacaaaatacgaccagtgataccgtcttacacaagtttttgtcaactCTAAATTATTGGATTTATTACTCCCTCCATCCAAAATCTCAGCTAGTTAACCagattccaaaaaaaaaaaaaagggattcCAAATTCTTCAAGATCCTCCTACTTGATTCAAACCCTCAATATATACACATTTCAAAGTTAAGAAAAAGCAAACAACTGCATATATATCTCTCGCTTCCACTTTAACAAGCACGTACAATTACCAATTGAAACaaagattcaatttttattttcatgttaattaggtCTCTACATTAGATGGATACTTAGAAAGCCTCCAATCTGATCGATCCTTCAACTCCAGCAGAACTTTCAGTGCCTCTAGATCTTCTAAACAACACCTACATGCATCATCAAGATCAAGAAGAAGAATGCTATaacattttcatggatgatgAAGATTTCTCCTCCTTTTCTTCCAGATACTACGATCCTTATAACCACCACCAACAACAGCAGCAAACGTCCAACACCACCATGCCAACCACGTCCACTGGCGGTGCCACCCCTTCTGAAAACCATGCGTACGGCCGACTCACTGATAAACTCTCTTACAGTTACTCTGCGGCACGTGATTTAAGTCTTGAATTTGCAGCCTCACTTTCTGGGCAAAATGGTAAGTGGGCTTCTGATATTCTCTTGGAAACAGCGAAAGCTGTTGCACATAGAAACACTGGTCGAGTGCAGCAACTCATGTGGATGCTCAACGAGCTTAGCTCGCCATACGGTGATGTCGATCAAAAGCTGGCTTTTTACTTTCTCCATGCCTTGTTCTGCCGCATGACGGATTCCGGCAAGCGTACGTATCGGACAATGATATCGGCATTGGAAAAGAATTGTTCTTTCGAGTCTACAAGAAAAGTGGTCTTAAAATTTCAAGAAGTTAGCCCTTGGACTACGTTCGGCCATGTCTTTTGTAACGGTGCCATAATTAACACTTTTGAAGGTGAAAGCAAATTTCACATAATTGACATAAGCAACACCTTCAGCACGCAGTGGCCTACTCTTCTTGAAGCCATAGCCACGCGCACACAAGAAACTCCACATCTGAGGCTTACCACCATCGTGGCTACAAAATCTGGCGGCGCAGGGGTGCAGAGGGTGATGAAGGAGATAAGAAGCAGGATGGAAAAGTTCGCGAGAATCATGGGCGTGCCCTTTGAGTTCAACGTCGTACATCTTGCAGGCGACTTATCCGAACTGAATTTAGCAGAATTAGAAGTCAAAGAAGACGAAGCCCTAGCCGTAAATTGTGTGGGTAAATTACATTCTGTAACAACAGGTGATAATCATAGGGATTTTTTAATGTCCATGTTCAGGATGCTGCATCCTAGAATTGTTACAGTTGTTGAAGAAGAAGCTGATCTTGATGTGGATGTAGATGAGGATGATTTTCCAAGgagttttcaagaaattttacgtttttttaGGGTTTACTTTGAGGCCTTGGATGAGAGCTTCCCAAGAACAAGTAACGAACGTTTGAGGCTGGAACAGGCAGCTGGGACAGCCGTAATGGACCTGATAGCTTGTCCACCGACGGAGTCAGTGGAGAGGCGGGATACGGCTGCTCGGTGGTCACACCGCCTGCAACGCGGTGATTTTAGACCGGTTTCATTCAATGACGAAATTTGTGCTGATGTGCGCGCATCGTTGAAGAGGTACAGAGAGGGATGGTCGATAGTTCCGTGCTCGGATTCCCCCGGAATATTCCTCTCTTGGAAGGATCAGCCGGTGGTGTGGGCTAGTGCTTGGAAGCCTTGATGACTATCAGAAATAGCACGTGTAAATGTAATAAGTTGTTTTGAGCAAATGCCCCGTGGGAGGAATTAAGTGCATGCAAtcgatgaaaatattttcttgtagaAAAACAGGAAGATGGAACAGTTTTCTCGTAAGTGATCCTTTGTTTGTCTTTGCCACAATATTAATTAGTTTAGTTAATGCTAGTGTCTTAACTAATTGATTAAATGGAAGTGGTCTTAGGATTGTTGAGAAGAtgtaaaaaaaggaaaaaaaacatttgtGAAGATCAGTGAAATAGACGAGCGTTTTTGCAAATGTTATTTACTTCTTGCCTTCCTTCTTTTAATGGTTCACATCTTTATCTTCTGATGAGACTTGCCCCCTCCTTGTCTGCATTTTTCCACCCACTATCTCTTTCATCCTTTTTTCAGATTGTAGAATAACttctttataaaaatattacagTTCCCTTTATGGGGATTCTTCGATATTTTGATTTCAGTCTTTGATTTCTTGTATTCGAACGTCGACAGGTTTCCCACATTGTTTGTGGAAGCAAGTTGACAAGAACCTGTTATTGTATCTTTCCAGTTATTTTGCTTGTGGAAAAAGTGCACTTCCGCAGTAGACTACGGATTGGGGCCATATAATATCTTATtgtatattttcgaaattttaatttttgcatGCCCTTGTCGCCAGATTTCACGAGATGGACGTGACCAAGTTGTAATTGGgacaaaaataaaagattgttCAGAAAAGTTGATTAaacattaaattataaattatcataactttgattatattttataaataataacttCACAGTTATTtaactaaattgaaaaatatcatttcaatatatttttttaacctcCATCAGCAGAATTTCCTACCATCTACACAAATTAAGATTTGAACCCCATAACATTTGGATATTAGGTtctgaatttcaaatatatgaatttcaaatatatttaaatatttttttaaaaaataagacaataatttttaaaatcacttttatatcatattttaaattaattatcataaatttcaaaatcaatctattttaatttatttaacacATAACTAATGTGTTAAGTaatctaaatatataatttcgaTTCATCCATTGTAAATGAGGTATTTGGCAAACCATTTCGAAATTTTTTGATGGTTAATTGTGATTAGCAAAAGAATTGATCCAACCCAAATctgcttcttcttctttaaaACCCTCATAAATCTTCTCCGTCGCTCCAATCTTTTTCAGATGCTACTCTAGATAACGCATCCAACACTATCTTACCATTATGTCCTCCGTCGTCTCGAAAATACATTCCAAGCCCCTTGCCCGAACACTCTTCTTTCGTACACTCTGTGCCGCCACTGAATCACGGACCCAGAAGCTCGAACGAATCGCCGACGAGCTCTTGGATCTCGACAAGATCGAGCGTCATGATTACGTCATCCTGTTACGCCACAAAATGGGTTTACATCGATACGGCCCGGCGCCATCCGCATCCGGATTGCAGTCCCCTTCGGCGGCCGCTGGTGGATCATCCGCCGCCACTGATGCGGCTAaagagaaaacagctttcgatgTGAAATTGGAGAAATTTGACCCCGCGGCAAAGCTTAAGGTGATTAAGGAGGTAAGAGGGTTTACTGATTTGGGTCTTAAAGAGGCTAAGGATTTGGTCGAGAAGTCCCCGGTGGTGGTTAAGAAGGGGGTTTCCAAAGAGGAGGCTGAGAAGATTGTGGAGAAGCTCAAAGAAGTTGGTGCCACCGTGGTATTGGAATGAAATTAAACGATATCCTTCGCAGTTTAGGTATAAAGGTGTTAACTTTGTTGTCCCGCTAATGTAGAATTAGACGGGTTGTGTTTCATAAagcaattgaaatttttttgaatgaattatGAGGCGTGCACTAATGATAAGAGAAAGCTGGTGGAATATATATTGAGTTTCTTTGGTTGCTAAATATTGTATCTTGGTTCTTTTTTCCTCTTGAGACTCTAATGATGCATTTACGGATTTGATAATCTGTATCGTGAAACTGTTCTATTGCCATGAAAATTTCGACATCTCATGTTCCCACATTGGGATATGGTTTCATTCACTTATACAGGATGGAGAATATTTGGCTTTCCTGCTTAATCATTTTAGTGTTTTTGAGTCGGTTAGCGTGATTAGGGAAGCCCATTGTTCATGTTGCAGTATGAGGTAATTCCCagttgttttctttttcttacgTTTGACTCTTTTAGAACATCCAAGAGCATCATGAAAGGGGTCGACAGGTATAACATTGGGGGAATGTAGAGTTCTGATCCAATGTTCTTGCTCtctgttttcattttctttttaccaAGCTAGTCTTTGACAAGATGAGGTATTTCTATGTATATCTTGGGCGTCATGGTAAACTATGTTGCACACTATGTGAATGTCCTGTACAGAAAGTTGTGTGATAGAATTATCCTACTTTTCTGCTCCGCCTGACAGCGGCAGACTTGTCCAACCGGATCATTCTCAAGGAGTACGTCCATTTATTTCCGAAAATTGGAAACTGAGATTTTGAGAGCTGATGAACAAAAATGTTTTCACATGCACAGCTAATTCAGATCATGGTCACGAAACCATGACCTTCTCCATGATTGTCAAACTAGGTAACTTGTTTAGGTTTTAACAATTAGATTCATGTGAAAGTGAAATTTTGATGCCAAAAATAAACTATTTTCCTAAGAAACATAAGGTCGATAGAAGTTGAACATGTGAGATAGTTTAGCACCCTTTCTTTGTGCTGACAgcatatttttatgaatttacgATAGCATCTGGATGCAATATTTTGCCCTGCTTATACGTTGATCACTAACATAATGTGATTTTCTGCTACTATTCATAATTATTCAAATAGCATTCGCCAATTCTGAGATTGCAAAGAGTCAATGGCGCACGACTAGCTGTATATAGTTCTTTTTATTCGAAAAAATCATGCAGCTGACGATAATGGCTTGTTCTATCTAGAGGTGGTCGCCTAATTTTGATAAAGGCGGTACTTTGGGCAATGCCGTCTTATTTCATGTCCCTTTTCAGAGTTCCTAGCAAAGAG of the Primulina huaijiensis isolate GDHJ02 chromosome 1, ASM1229523v2, whole genome shotgun sequence genome contains:
- the LOC140978691 gene encoding protein SHORT-ROOT-like, whose translation is MHHQDQEEECYNIFMDDEDFSSFSSRYYDPYNHHQQQQQTSNTTMPTTSTGGATPSENHAYGRLTDKLSYSYSAARDLSLEFAASLSGQNGKWASDILLETAKAVAHRNTGRVQQLMWMLNELSSPYGDVDQKLAFYFLHALFCRMTDSGKRTYRTMISALEKNCSFESTRKVVLKFQEVSPWTTFGHVFCNGAIINTFEGESKFHIIDISNTFSTQWPTLLEAIATRTQETPHLRLTTIVATKSGGAGVQRVMKEIRSRMEKFARIMGVPFEFNVVHLAGDLSELNLAELEVKEDEALAVNCVGKLHSVTTGDNHRDFLMSMFRMLHPRIVTVVEEEADLDVDVDEDDFPRSFQEILRFFRVYFEALDESFPRTSNERLRLEQAAGTAVMDLIACPPTESVERRDTAARWSHRLQRGDFRPVSFNDEICADVRASLKRYREGWSIVPCSDSPGIFLSWKDQPVVWASAWKP
- the LOC140974388 gene encoding uncharacterized protein, whose protein sequence is MSSVVSKIHSKPLARTLFFRTLCAATESRTQKLERIADELLDLDKIERHDYVILLRHKMGLHRYGPAPSASGLQSPSAAAGGSSAATDAAKEKTAFDVKLEKFDPAAKLKVIKEVRGFTDLGLKEAKDLVEKSPVVVKKGVSKEEAEKIVEKLKEVGATVVLE